The proteins below come from a single Xenopus tropicalis strain Nigerian chromosome 9, UCB_Xtro_10.0, whole genome shotgun sequence genomic window:
- the LOC116407796 gene encoding olfactory receptor-like protein OLF4, with protein MENQTIEYVLVLTGLSDLPSLQLPLFLVFLLIYLITLTGNLLILLLIFTDSHLHTPMYFFLGTLACLDMGYSSTTVPRMLFDLLTDRRVISVPACITQIYFFLCFCSFETSVLAVMSYDRYIAICRPLHYMQIMKWKVCVQLVSVILVFGAVYSLLHAVFLTKLTFCRPDALQSFFCDLPQLLQISCSDTFINVLLIFVFGILFGSEEPGTQSISKKNFATTANQNWTKKLR; from the exons ATGGAAAACCAAACTATAGAGTATGTGTTGGTTCTaactggtctgtctgatcttccgagtcttcagcttcctctgttcctggtgtttctcctcatctatcttataactctgactgggaaccttctcatccttctcctgatcttcactgattcccatcttcacacccccatgtacttcttccttggaaccctggcatgtctggatatgggCTACTCCTCAACcactgtcccaagaatgctctttgatttactcacaGATAGAAGGGtcatttctgtaccagcttgtataactcagaTCTACTTCTTCCTCTGTTTCTGTTCATTTGAGACATCTGTtctggcagtgatgtcctatgacagatacattgccatctgccgcccccttcactacatgcagataatgaaatGGAAAGTTTGTGTTCAACTTGTATCAGTCATTTTGGTTTTTGGGGCTGTATATTCCTTGCTGCACGCTGTTTTCTTAACCAAACTGACATTTTGCAGGCCTGATGCTTTGCagagtttcttttgtgacctgccccagttgcttcagatctcctgtagtgacacattcatcaatgtattgcttatatttgtCTTTGGAATACTGTTTGGA tctgaggaaccaggaactcaaagCATCAGTAAAAAGAACTTTGCAACGACTGCAAATCAAAATTGGACAAAAAAATTACgttag
- the LOC116407797 gene encoding olfactory receptor 5AC1-like, translating to MENKSTVYVLVLAGLSDLPSLQFPLFLVFLLIYLITLTGNLLILLLIFTDSHLHTPMYFFLGTLACLDMSLSSVTVPRMLFDLLTKRRVISVPACITQIYFFLFFCTSEMAVLAVMSYDRYIAICRPLHYMQIMTWNVCVQFVSIILVFGAVHSLVHAVFLTKLTFCNPNDLQSFFCDLPQLLEASCSDTFLNILLIFLLGILFAVCLLGVTFYPYIIIIAAVLKIPSKHTRSKAFSTCSSHLTVVFIFYTTASFNYVRSNMNDHHTEDKVASVFYAILTPFLNPLIYSLRNQELKSSIKRALKRLEIRTGQKKLQ from the coding sequence ATGGAAAACAAATCAACAGTGTATGTGTTGGTTCtcgctggtctgtctgatcttccgaGTCTTCAgtttcctctgttcctggtgtttctcctcatctatcttataactctgactgggaaccttctcatccttctcctgatcttcactgattcccatcttcacacccccatgtacttcttccttggaaccctggcatgtctggatatgagtctctcctcagtcactgtcccaagaatgctctttgatttactcacaAAGAGAAGGGTaatttctgtaccagcttgtataactcagaTCTACTTCTTCCTATTTTTCTGCACATCAGAGATGGctgtgctggcagtgatgtcctatgacagatacattgccatctgccgccctcttcactacatgcagataatgacctGGAATGTTTGTGTTCAGTTTGTATCAATCATTTTGGTTTTTGGTGCAGTACATTCCTTGGTGCACGCTGTTTTTTTAActaaactgacattttgcaaCCCCAATgatttgcaaagtttcttttgtgacctgccccagttgcttgaggcctcctgtagtgacacattcctcaacatattgcttatatttcttttGGGGATATTGTTTGCCGTATGTCTTTTAGGGGTCACCTTTTACCCATATATTATAATAATCGCTGCAGTTCTGAAAATCCCATCAAAACACacaagatccaaagctttctccacctgctcctcccatctaactgtcgtCTTTATATTCTACACTACTGCTTCCTTCAATTACGTGCGTTCAAATATGAATGATCATCACACAGAGGACAAAGTGGcttctgtattttatgcaatattaactccctttttaaatcctctgatctacagtctgaggaaccaggagctCAAATCATCAATAAAAAGAGCTTTGAAAAGACTGGAAATCAGAACAggacaaaaaaaattacagtag
- the LOC116407798 gene encoding olfactory receptor 186-like: MENQTTVYMLVLTGLSDLPSLQLPLFLVFLLIYLITLTGNLLILLLIFTDSHLHTPMYFFLGTLACLDMSCSSVTVPRMLYDLLRERRIISVPACITQFYFFLFFAISEMSVLAVMSYDRYIAICRPLHYMQIMSWNICVKLVSIILVFGAGYSLLHVVFLTKLTFCNPNDLQSFFCDLPQLLQVSCSDTFINVLLILLLGILLASEEPGAQVINKKSFAKTGNQNGTKKFQ; encoded by the exons ATGGAAAATCAGACAACAGTGTATATGTTGGTCCTCACTGGTTTGTCTGATCTTCcgagtcttcagcttcctctgttcctggtgtttctcctcatctatcttataactctgactgggaaccttctcatccttctcctgatcttcactgattcccatcttcacacccccatgtacttcttccttggaaccctggcatgtctggatatgagttgctcctcagtcactgtcccaagaatgctctATGATTTACTGAGAGAAAGAAGAATaatttctgtaccagcttgtataactcagttctacttctttctcttttttgctaTATCAGAGATGTCTGtactggcagtgatgtcctatgacagatacattgctatctgccgccctcttcactacatgcagataatgagctggaaCATTTGTGTTAAACTTGTTTCAATCATTTTGGTTTTTGGTGCAGGATATTCCTTGTTGCATGTTGTATTTTTAActaaactgacattttgcaaCCCCAATgatttgcaaagtttcttttgtgacctgccccagttgcttcaagtctcctgtagtgacacattcatcaatgtattgcttatacTTCTTTTGGGGATATTGTTAGCC tctgaggaaccaggagctCAAGTCATCAATAAAAAGAGCTTTGCAAAGACTGGAAATCAAAATGGGACAAAAAAATTCCAGTAG